A window from Candidatus Epulonipiscium sp. encodes these proteins:
- the asnB gene encoding asparagine synthase (glutamine-hydrolyzing), which translates to MCGFCGFIDQIDNKEQILKDMMDSIIHRGPDSDGKYIDENAALGFRRLSIIDLEDGSQPLYNEDGSLVLAFNGEIYNYQSIRSVLEEKGHIFKTRTDSEVLVHAYEEFKTEMLSHLRGMFSFVIWDNKNKSLFGARDYFGIKPFYYYKENDTLVFSSEIKSILKHNAVKKDLNLDALETYLTFQYSALEETFFKNIYRLPPAHFFIYQGGNIDIKRYWEPVFESENKPLENYVEEIDNRMKESIKTHKISDVEVGSFLSSGVDSSYVAACFKGDKTFTVGFDYDKYNEIDYAKALSEKVGIKNYHKLISTKEYWDILPMVQYYMDEPLADPAAVALYFVSELASEHVKVVLSGEGADELFGGYNIYKEPLDLKILTSLPMPIRKFLGRLASMIPFNIKGKNFLIRGSKSIEERFIGNAFMFTEKERKELLKNKTTAPSPYELTKPFYDKIKLKDDITKMQYIDIHMWLWGDILLKADKMSMAHSLELRVPFLDKEVFNLASKLPTKYRVNKQNTKYALRLAAKKNMPENVANKKKLGFPVPIRIWLREEKYYQIVKEEFSSPAAEMYFNTERLLSILKEHYDGKKDNSRKVWTVYMFLLWYKEYFEDEKKA; encoded by the coding sequence ATGTGCGGTTTTTGTGGTTTTATTGATCAAATAGATAATAAGGAACAAATATTAAAGGATATGATGGATTCCATTATTCATAGAGGACCTGATAGTGATGGTAAATATATAGATGAGAATGCTGCATTAGGGTTTAGAAGGCTTAGTATTATTGACTTAGAGGATGGTTCTCAACCACTTTATAATGAGGATGGTAGTTTGGTTTTGGCCTTTAATGGAGAAATCTATAATTATCAGTCCATCCGTAGCGTTTTAGAGGAAAAGGGACATATTTTTAAGACCCGCACGGATTCTGAGGTTTTGGTTCATGCTTATGAAGAGTTTAAGACAGAAATGCTAAGTCATCTAAGGGGTATGTTTTCTTTTGTAATATGGGACAATAAAAACAAAAGTTTATTTGGGGCTAGGGATTACTTCGGCATTAAGCCCTTCTACTATTACAAGGAAAATGACACTTTGGTTTTTTCTTCAGAAATAAAAAGTATTTTAAAACATAACGCAGTTAAAAAGGACTTAAATCTTGATGCCTTAGAAACTTACCTTACTTTCCAATATTCTGCTCTAGAAGAAACATTCTTTAAGAATATCTATAGACTTCCCCCTGCCCACTTTTTTATATATCAGGGGGGCAATATAGATATAAAAAGGTATTGGGAGCCTGTTTTTGAATCTGAAAATAAGCCCCTAGAAAATTATGTAGAAGAAATAGATAACAGGATGAAAGAATCTATCAAAACCCATAAAATAAGTGATGTTGAAGTTGGTTCGTTTTTATCTAGTGGGGTTGATTCCAGTTATGTAGCAGCATGTTTTAAAGGGGATAAAACCTTTACCGTTGGGTTTGATTATGACAAATACAATGAAATAGATTATGCTAAGGCCCTCTCTGAAAAAGTAGGTATCAAAAATTATCATAAGCTTATTTCTACAAAGGAATACTGGGACATACTCCCTATGGTCCAATATTATATGGACGAACCCCTAGCTGACCCTGCGGCGGTTGCTCTTTATTTTGTGAGTGAACTAGCCAGTGAACATGTTAAGGTGGTTTTATCTGGGGAAGGTGCTGATGAACTATTTGGGGGCTATAATATATATAAAGAACCCCTCGATTTAAAGATTCTAACCAGTCTCCCCATGCCTATCAGAAAATTTCTTGGGAGATTAGCTTCCATGATTCCTTTTAATATTAAAGGAAAGAACTTTTTAATCCGCGGCAGTAAGTCCATAGAGGAGCGATTCATAGGTAATGCCTTTATGTTTACCGAAAAAGAGAGGAAAGAGCTTCTTAAAAACAAAACTACCGCCCCTTCCCCTTATGAACTTACTAAACCTTTTTATGATAAAATCAAATTAAAAGATGATATTACGAAAATGCAGTACATTGATATCCATATGTGGCTTTGGGGGGATATTCTTCTAAAGGCAGATAAGATGAGTATGGCTCACTCCCTAGAACTTAGGGTTCCTTTCCTAGATAAGGAAGTGTTTAATTTAGCAAGTAAATTACCCACTAAATATAGGGTTAATAAACAAAATACAAAGTATGCCCTAAGATTGGCAGCTAAGAAGAATATGCCTGAAAATGTCGCTAATAAAAAGAAATTGGGTTTTCCTGTGCCTATTAGAATTTGGCTTAGGGAAGAAAAATATTACCAAATAGTTAAAGAGGAGTTTTCTTCCCCTGCGGCAGAGATGTATTTTAATACGGAAAGGCTGCTTTCAATACTCAAGGAACATTATGATGGCAAAAAGGATAATAGCAGGAAGGTTTGGACTGTATATATGTTTTTGCTTTGGTATAAGGAATATTTTGAAGACGAAAAAAAGGCCTAG
- a CDS encoding NADP-dependent malic enzyme: MDIEEKSLDAHKKWKGKLEITSKSKVKTKEDLSIAYTPGVAEPCRRIHENRDEVYIYTIKGNTVAVVSDGTAVLGLGDIGPEAALPVMEGKAVLFKEFGGINAIPICLDTKDTEEIIKTIKNIAPVFGGINLEDIAAPRCFEIEERLKNELDIPVFHDDQHGTAIVVLAGVINALKIVKKDKKTMKVVINGAGSAGIAITRLLLNYGFDNILLCDKNGILHKDAKQMNWAQGEIAKITNKENVKGNLKDALKGCDLFIGVSAPGIVTEEMASTMNKDSIIFAMANPIPEIMPDLAKRAGVRIIGTGRSDFPNQVNNVLVFPGIFKGALEAKAKQITEEMKLAAAKAIASMIKEEDLNEENLLPKPFDEGVAKKVAQAVINTYNI; the protein is encoded by the coding sequence ATGGATATAGAAGAAAAGTCCCTAGATGCCCATAAAAAATGGAAAGGTAAATTAGAAATAACTTCAAAGTCAAAAGTAAAAACAAAGGAAGATTTATCCATAGCATATACCCCGGGAGTTGCAGAACCCTGTAGAAGGATTCATGAAAACCGAGATGAAGTATACATATATACTATAAAAGGCAATACCGTAGCAGTAGTGTCCGATGGTACAGCAGTTCTAGGATTAGGAGATATAGGTCCTGAAGCAGCTCTGCCAGTAATGGAGGGGAAAGCCGTTTTATTTAAGGAATTTGGAGGCATTAATGCTATTCCTATTTGCCTTGATACAAAGGATACAGAAGAAATAATAAAAACAATAAAAAACATTGCCCCTGTTTTTGGGGGAATTAACTTAGAAGATATAGCAGCCCCTAGATGCTTTGAAATAGAAGAAAGGCTAAAAAATGAGCTAGATATTCCTGTATTTCATGATGATCAACATGGTACAGCCATAGTGGTTTTAGCCGGAGTAATAAATGCCCTAAAAATAGTAAAAAAAGATAAAAAAACTATGAAGGTAGTCATAAACGGCGCAGGCTCAGCGGGCATAGCCATAACAAGGCTCCTTTTAAACTACGGTTTTGATAATATATTACTTTGCGATAAAAATGGAATACTACATAAAGATGCTAAGCAGATGAACTGGGCCCAGGGAGAAATAGCTAAAATCACGAACAAAGAAAATGTAAAAGGAAACCTAAAAGATGCCCTGAAAGGTTGTGACCTATTTATAGGAGTATCTGCCCCGGGTATAGTTACGGAAGAAATGGCATCTACCATGAATAAGGATTCAATCATATTTGCTATGGCAAATCCAATACCGGAAATAATGCCTGATTTAGCAAAAAGGGCAGGGGTTAGAATTATAGGAACAGGCCGTTCAGATTTCCCCAATCAAGTAAATAATGTATTAGTTTTCCCGGGGATTTTTAAAGGTGCCCTAGAGGCAAAAGCAAAACAAATTACTGAAGAAATGAAGCTGGCAGCAGCTAAGGCAATAGCTTCTATGATAAAAGAAGAAGATCTAAATGAAGAAAACCTACTCCCTAAACCATTTGACGAAGGAGTAGCAAAAAAGGTTGCCCAAGCCGTAATCAATACTTACAATATATAA
- a CDS encoding undecaprenyldiphospho-muramoylpentapeptide beta-N-acetylglucosaminyltransferase has translation MKRIILTGGGTAGHVTPNLALIPRLQKEGWDVRYIGSKNGIEKELIEELKIPYYPISSGKLRRYKDIKNLTDPFKVLAGGAEALNLIARLKPSIIFSKGGYVTVPVAAAGWFLRVPIIIHESDITPGLANKLVFPFAKKICANFPETLEYIPTKRGILTGTPIREELFLGNAQTGRKICGFDNNKPVIMMMGGSLGSVIMNSILRKLVPILTEPFNIIHICGKYNKKDSLEGTKGYKQFEYVKEELPHLFAAADLIISRAGANSISEILSLKKPNILIPLSEKASRGDQILNARSFYKQGFSERLEEQELTEESLFQTIMELYRNRQKYITAMEKSDTVNGIEKIMELIRTHGKK, from the coding sequence TTGAAAAGAATCATCCTAACTGGCGGCGGTACCGCTGGTCATGTAACCCCTAATCTGGCCCTAATCCCAAGACTCCAAAAAGAGGGCTGGGATGTAAGATATATAGGCAGTAAAAACGGCATAGAAAAAGAACTAATAGAAGAACTAAAAATACCCTACTATCCCATATCTTCAGGAAAACTTAGAAGGTATAAAGATATAAAAAACCTAACGGATCCTTTTAAAGTTCTAGCAGGGGGGGCAGAAGCATTAAATCTTATTGCAAGACTAAAACCAAGCATAATATTTTCAAAAGGAGGCTATGTAACAGTCCCTGTAGCGGCAGCAGGATGGTTTTTAAGAGTCCCTATTATCATTCATGAATCCGATATAACTCCGGGACTTGCTAATAAACTGGTCTTTCCTTTTGCAAAAAAGATATGTGCAAACTTTCCAGAAACCCTAGAATATATCCCAACAAAGAGAGGAATTCTAACAGGAACACCAATAAGAGAAGAATTATTTTTAGGAAATGCCCAAACAGGACGTAAAATATGCGGATTCGATAATAATAAACCCGTTATAATGATGATGGGAGGGAGTTTAGGCTCAGTTATTATGAACTCTATACTCCGCAAATTAGTCCCTATACTAACGGAACCATTTAATATCATACATATTTGTGGAAAATATAATAAAAAAGATTCCTTAGAGGGTACTAAAGGATACAAACAATTTGAATATGTAAAGGAAGAACTACCCCACCTATTTGCAGCAGCAGACCTTATCATATCGAGGGCAGGGGCAAATTCCATATCGGAGATACTAAGTCTGAAAAAACCAAATATCCTAATTCCTTTATCTGAAAAAGCCAGTAGGGGCGACCAAATTTTAAATGCCCGTTCCTTCTACAAACAGGGATTTAGTGAACGATTAGAAGAACAAGAACTAACAGAAGAAAGTTTATTTCAAACCATAATGGAGTTATATAGGAACCGCCAAAAGTATATAACTGCCATGGAAAAAAGTGATACCGTAAATGGAATTGAAAAAATAATGGAATTAATCCGTACCCACGGAAAAAAGTAA
- a CDS encoding LacI family transcriptional regulator: MEVPTILDVAKQAGVSITTVSRVINNNYPVKKETRKKVETAIKNLNFKPNHLARSLINKSTNTLGVVIPSITNLFFPIVVKGIENICNKKEYTLFLCDTDSNEDSEKNQVKNLMDKQVDGILVIDPQYKNIENGFYEDIALKVPLVLINGYHRGIKANFVLNDQEMGALQAIEYLINLGHKEIAFLRGKKSYSYDLKEEVYYETLKKHQIPVKKENILVINDGNGIETVELSINKVQKRLREGQPPTAIFACNDWMGVGAIQAAKKLNRKIPRDISIIGYDNIVITELSEPKLTTVDQNMYTLGEVAANLLLKTIENPQKGFKKVILDTNLIIRNSCTTLHP, translated from the coding sequence TTGGAAGTCCCTACCATACTAGATGTAGCAAAACAGGCGGGAGTTTCTATAACTACCGTATCTAGGGTAATCAATAATAATTATCCTGTGAAAAAGGAAACAAGAAAAAAAGTAGAAACAGCTATAAAAAACCTGAACTTTAAACCAAACCACCTAGCTAGAAGCCTAATTAATAAAAGTACGAATACACTGGGAGTAGTGATTCCTAGTATTACCAATCTCTTTTTCCCCATAGTAGTAAAGGGAATTGAAAATATATGTAATAAAAAAGAATATACTCTTTTTCTATGCGATACCGATAGCAACGAAGATTCCGAAAAGAACCAAGTCAAAAACCTAATGGACAAGCAGGTGGACGGAATCCTAGTTATAGATCCCCAGTATAAAAATATAGAAAACGGTTTCTATGAAGATATAGCCCTAAAGGTACCCCTAGTATTAATCAATGGCTACCATAGGGGGATTAAAGCCAACTTTGTCCTAAATGATCAAGAAATGGGGGCATTACAAGCTATAGAATATTTAATAAATTTAGGCCATAAAGAGATAGCTTTTCTTAGGGGTAAAAAAAGTTACTCCTATGACCTAAAAGAAGAAGTATATTATGAAACCCTAAAAAAGCATCAAATCCCCGTAAAAAAAGAAAACATATTAGTAATAAACGATGGTAATGGCATAGAGACTGTGGAACTAAGTATTAATAAAGTTCAAAAGAGACTAAGAGAAGGTCAGCCCCCAACAGCAATTTTTGCCTGCAATGACTGGATGGGGGTAGGAGCAATTCAAGCTGCAAAAAAACTGAATAGGAAAATCCCAAGGGATATTTCAATAATAGGATACGACAATATCGTAATCACTGAACTCAGTGAACCAAAGCTTACAACCGTAGACCAAAACATGTATACCCTAGGGGAAGTAGCAGCAAACCTACTTTTAAAAACAATAGAAAATCCTCAAAAAGGTTTTAAAAAAGTAATCCTAGATACCAACCTAATTATCCGGAATTCTTGCACCACTCTGCATCCTTAA